The following are encoded in a window of Roseimaritima ulvae genomic DNA:
- a CDS encoding 2,3-bisphosphoglycerate-independent phosphoglycerate mutase: protein MDMHELTRSLQVKNSAKIVMLVGDGLGGLPMTPGGKTELETANTPNLDRLATAGVQGGSIPVKPGIAPGSGPGHLGLFGYDPLKYQIGRGALEATGIGFELQNGDVAIRCNFCTLDADGLISDRRAGRIPTEQSAPIAISLRQIQIPGVEVFVEPVKEHRFVVVFRGEGLHGEVEDTDPQATGVAPLDPVARDEASQRTAEVAKEFLRQAREILKDQPHANFHTMRGFASKPDLPSYEEVYGLRAAAIAVYPMYKGLARLVGMDIIGEAQTLDDQMEVLKQNWEDYDFFFIHYKYTDSTGEDGNFEAKVKRTEDLDAILPKIEALNPEVLIVTGDHSTPAYLQSHSWHPVPTLLVSDCCRPDPHTSFSESNSLTGGLSQFEAKYLMLLALSNAGKMGKYGA, encoded by the coding sequence ATGGACATGCACGAACTGACCCGCAGCCTTCAGGTGAAAAACAGCGCCAAAATCGTGATGTTGGTGGGCGATGGATTGGGCGGGTTGCCCATGACCCCCGGCGGCAAAACCGAACTGGAAACCGCCAACACCCCCAACCTGGATCGCTTGGCCACCGCCGGCGTGCAGGGCGGCAGTATCCCGGTCAAACCCGGCATCGCGCCGGGCAGCGGTCCCGGTCACCTGGGCTTGTTCGGCTACGATCCACTGAAATACCAGATCGGCCGCGGAGCCTTGGAAGCGACCGGTATCGGGTTTGAATTGCAAAACGGCGATGTGGCGATCCGCTGCAATTTCTGTACGCTCGATGCCGACGGCTTGATCTCCGATCGCCGCGCGGGCCGCATCCCCACCGAACAGAGTGCTCCGATCGCCATCAGCCTGCGACAGATTCAAATCCCCGGCGTGGAAGTCTTCGTCGAACCGGTCAAGGAACACCGCTTCGTCGTCGTGTTCCGGGGTGAAGGCTTGCATGGCGAAGTCGAAGACACCGATCCCCAAGCCACCGGCGTCGCTCCGTTGGATCCCGTGGCTCGCGACGAAGCCAGCCAGCGGACGGCGGAAGTCGCCAAAGAATTCCTGCGGCAAGCCCGCGAAATTCTGAAAGACCAGCCGCACGCCAACTTCCACACCATGCGCGGCTTTGCGTCCAAACCGGACCTGCCCAGCTACGAAGAAGTCTACGGCTTGCGAGCCGCGGCGATTGCCGTCTACCCAATGTACAAGGGCCTGGCGCGGTTGGTCGGCATGGACATCATCGGCGAAGCTCAAACGCTGGATGATCAGATGGAAGTGTTGAAGCAGAACTGGGAAGATTACGACTTCTTCTTCATCCACTACAAATACACCGACAGCACCGGCGAAGACGGTAACTTCGAAGCCAAAGTCAAACGCACCGAAGATCTGGACGCGATCCTGCCCAAAATCGAAGCTCTGAACCCGGAAGTCCTGATCGTGACGGGCGATCACAGCACGCCGGCTTATCTGCAAAGCCACTCCTGGCACCCGGTGCCGACGCTGTTGGTCAGCGATTGTTGCCGTCCCGATCCCCACACCAGCTTTTCGGAATCGAACAGCCTGACCGGGGGCCTGTCGCAATTCGAAGCCAAGTACCTGATGCTGCTGGCGCTATCGAACGCCGGCAAAATGGGCAAATACGGAGCGTAA
- a CDS encoding RluA family pseudouridine synthase: protein MRVLYEDNHLLVVDKPTGIATMGSDSGPTVYSWAAEYLKHKYNKPGNVFVGIVSRLDTFTSGVLVLARTSKAASRLSAQFRETTPKKTYLAVLQGQLEGGEQTWVDWVRKDDAAHRMRCVADGAAGAQRAELKLNVVRSWSNRTLVRIQLLTGRKHQIRVQASSRGHAVWGDRKYEATTRLPQGIALHSHCLEITHPTRREAMQFRSDPPEAWKRLGVRDKDLA from the coding sequence GTGCGAGTTTTATATGAGGACAATCATTTGCTGGTTGTCGACAAACCCACCGGAATCGCCACCATGGGCTCCGACAGCGGACCCACCGTGTACAGCTGGGCTGCGGAATACCTGAAACACAAATACAACAAACCGGGCAACGTGTTCGTGGGCATCGTCAGTCGCTTGGACACGTTTACCAGCGGCGTCCTGGTGCTCGCGCGGACCAGCAAGGCGGCCTCGCGGCTGTCGGCTCAGTTTCGCGAAACGACGCCCAAGAAAACCTATCTGGCGGTCTTGCAGGGCCAGCTTGAGGGGGGCGAACAGACGTGGGTCGACTGGGTTCGCAAAGACGACGCGGCGCACCGCATGCGATGCGTCGCCGATGGGGCCGCAGGCGCGCAGCGAGCGGAGTTGAAGTTGAACGTGGTCCGCAGTTGGTCGAATCGCACGTTGGTCCGGATCCAGTTGTTGACCGGCCGCAAACATCAAATCCGCGTGCAAGCCAGCTCGCGAGGCCACGCGGTCTGGGGCGATCGCAAATACGAGGCGACCACGCGACTGCCTCAAGGCATCGCACTGCATTCGCATTGCTTGGAAATCACGCATCCCACTCGGCGCGAAGCGATGCAGTTTCGCAGCGACCCGCCGGAAGCCTGGAAGCGATTAGGCGTGAGGGACAAAGATCTGGCGTAG